A DNA window from Halorussus sp. MSC15.2 contains the following coding sequences:
- a CDS encoding ParA family protein, whose translation MLTYAVYSEAGGVGKTTLSANLARAHADNGYDVLVVDLDPQDGSLSHLLGVDEDRADGDADTLVHHMIDRPKGDLNNLFKTTEGFDVLPSHNRLEDLGSLLDRAAQTAEDLGESFSKFGRLQHVLAKSNIPENYDILIVDPPATVGPHLYNAIYATRSLVIPVEPTGKGSESIEGLESVVAGIEDTLDIQVGVLAAVVNRFEGTNDQQAIHEKVDDLPYPNPVTLRKRSSLFEKCWSIQGSAFAVEDTDNVRKLRDYEHETLNRIHDLAHFLEERGNL comes from the coding sequence ATGTTGACCTACGCAGTGTATAGCGAAGCAGGCGGCGTCGGCAAAACAACCCTCTCCGCGAACCTCGCCCGCGCACACGCCGATAACGGCTACGACGTACTCGTCGTTGACCTCGACCCACAAGACGGCAGTCTCTCCCACTTACTCGGCGTCGACGAAGACCGTGCTGATGGCGATGCCGACACACTCGTCCACCACATGATCGACCGCCCAAAAGGCGACCTAAACAACCTCTTCAAAACAACCGAAGGGTTCGACGTTCTTCCCTCACACAACCGTCTCGAAGACCTCGGTTCCCTCCTCGATCGTGCCGCCCAAACCGCTGAAGACCTCGGAGAATCGTTCAGTAAATTCGGCCGCCTCCAGCACGTCCTCGCAAAAAGCAACATTCCCGAGAACTACGACATCCTTATTGTCGACCCGCCAGCGACAGTCGGCCCACACCTCTACAACGCCATCTACGCGACACGCTCACTCGTAATTCCAGTCGAACCGACAGGGAAAGGCAGCGAATCCATCGAAGGTCTCGAATCCGTCGTCGCTGGCATCGAAGACACACTCGACATCCAAGTCGGCGTCCTCGCCGCAGTCGTCAATCGGTTCGAAGGTACCAACGACCAACAAGCCATCCACGAGAAAGTGGACGACCTCCCATACCCAAATCCCGTCACCCTCCGAAAGCGCTCATCACTCTTCGAGAAGTGTTGGTCGATTCAGGGATCTGCGTTCGCCGTTGAAGACACCGACAACGTCCGCAAACTCCGCGACTACGAACATGAAACGC
- a CDS encoding HNH endonuclease, with product MSGDEVFSRLHEKLGGDLVDYSVDDLAAFDRYLSLTDHQRVRESVLRIAAHLTPRDALAKHNGEALVSGQFDEEDEPYEMIIEYLEQDFDLEKPLAKSLGQNLGRLWDDWDESSRSISYSDTIKKKLLKEQSNRCENCNVRIGSENNSKSFENRDKYKPIHEYSQKQTAPELDHIEPLSHFGDNSLDNFQVLCRFCNQGKGNKKSVDIVDQVELATSPIEDIDRAHRRRIFFAVTADTEECARCGDMRKELTIRKENPLGCYIVSNLQPVCVECVYG from the coding sequence ATGTCAGGTGATGAAGTGTTTTCTCGTCTCCATGAGAAACTTGGAGGTGATCTCGTTGACTATTCAGTAGATGATTTAGCCGCATTTGATCGCTATCTCTCTTTGACCGACCACCAAAGAGTAAGAGAGTCAGTCCTTCGAATAGCAGCACACCTGACACCGAGAGATGCTCTGGCGAAACATAATGGCGAAGCGCTAGTGAGTGGACAATTTGATGAAGAAGATGAGCCTTACGAGATGATAATTGAGTATTTGGAACAGGATTTTGATTTAGAGAAGCCCCTCGCAAAGAGTTTAGGACAGAATTTGGGCCGACTTTGGGACGACTGGGATGAAAGCAGCAGAAGCATCTCGTATTCAGATACGATCAAGAAGAAACTCCTAAAAGAGCAATCAAATAGATGTGAGAATTGTAATGTGAGGATAGGAAGTGAAAACAATTCAAAATCTTTTGAGAATAGAGATAAATATAAGCCAATACATGAATATTCACAGAAGCAAACCGCACCAGAATTAGATCACATTGAGCCCCTCTCTCATTTTGGAGATAATTCCTTAGATAATTTTCAAGTGTTATGCAGGTTTTGTAACCAAGGAAAAGGAAACAAGAAGAGTGTCGATATTGTTGACCAAGTTGAATTAGCGACATCCCCCATAGAAGATATTGATAGAGCGCATCGCCGAAGAATATTCTTCGCTGTAACGGCGGACACAGAAGAATGCGCTCGGTGTGGGGATATGAGAAAGGAACTTACTATACGAAAGGAGAATCCATTGGGGTGCTATATAGTATCGAACCTTCAACCAGTGTGTGTTGAATGTGTGTATGGCTGA